ATGACTGTCGCGGCGCCAGGCATTGCGCTACCAGGCCATCTTCTGGTTGTTAATGCAGAAGTGCCGGCGGGCGACGGCGAAATCGAAGTCGAACTCTCAGAACGGAGGGGGCTGATTCACCAAGACCTCCGTGCAGGACCTGCTGTTGCATCCTGCGGTCATTTGCTTGCAAACCGAGAAGTAACCTCGCGCGGCTTTATGCTCTTCGGCTCTGGGTTCATCGTCACTTCTGACGCGCCGGTCTCGCTTCTCGATAGTCCGCTCGTTCGTCCGTATAGGAACGGTCGTGACCTGACTGATAAGCCCAGAAACGTAAGAGTCATTGACTGTTTCGGTTTGACGGAAGACGACCTGCTGCGGAAGCATCCCGAAGTCTATCAGTGGCTTCACTCTAGGGTGAAACCCGAGAGAGACCAAAACAAGGACAGAGCGATCCGTGCGAATTGGTGGTTGCATGGACGTACGCGACCCGAAATACGCCGAGCATTGAGCGGGCTGAGGCGATACATTGCCACAGTAGAGACCGCAAAACATCGCGTCTTCCAGTTCTTGAGCGAGACTATCGCGCCCGACAACAAGCTCATTGTGATTGCGCTTGATGACGGAGCGTGGTTGGGCGTCCTTTCAAGCGTTCTCCACGCGCGCTGGGCAACGGTAGCGGGCGGCAACCTCGGTGTTGGAAACGATCCGGTCTACGTCAAGACACGTTGCTTTGAGACCTTCCCTTTCCCCGACCTCCATGCCGCCGACAAGTTCGGCGGCCCGATCACCTATGCATTAGAAGACGACAACGGTCACCCGGGTAAGTACAGCAGGGTGGGCGAGTGCCCCTCTGACCGCATCCGCAACCTCGCCGAACGGCTCGACGCCCACCGCAAGCGCCACCAGGCCGCGCACCCCGGCCTGACGCTGACCGGCATGTACAACGTGCTCGACAAGCTGCGCAGCGCCGAGGTGCTGACCGCCAAGGAGCGCAGCATCCACGAGCAGGGTCTGGTCTCCGTGCTGCGCCAGCTGCACGACGAACTCGACGAGGCCGTGCTCTACGCCTACGGCTGGGGCGACCTGCTGCCGTTGCTCCGCGTCGCCCATGGCAACGACTCGCCCGACACGCTTCAGCGGATGGCCGATGCCGAACGCGACCTGCGACCGAACGAGCGTCATGTCCATGGCGGCCCGGCGTCCACACCCGAAGATGCCAAGCGCGCCTTCGACGAAGCCATCCTCGAACGCCTCGTGGCTCTCAACGCCGAACGTGCCGCAGAGGAAGCCCGCGGCCACGTCCGCTGGCTGCGTCCGGAGTTCCAGAATCCCGACCTCGCCCGCGAGCCCCAACCCGAGCAGGCCAGCTTGGCCACCGAGCGCGACCCGGAGCAGCAGCCCGATGCGGGTGAGGACGCCGCGACCGTTGCGTCGAGCAAACCCCAGCCCTGGCCCAAGGACACCGTCGACCAGGTACGCGCGGTAGCCGACCTGCTTGCCGCCAGCCCGGTACCGCTCTCGCTCGATGAGATCGGAGCGCGGTTCACTGCGCGCGGCCCGTGGAAGAAGCGTCTGCCCAAGCTGGTGGAAATGCTGGTGGCACTAGGACGGGCGCACGAAGAAAGTGGCCGGTTTGCGGCTCGATGAACAAGGAATTTGCGATGGCGGTGCCCACCTACGACCGATTCATAGAGCCCATTCTCCGTTTCCTCGCTACGCGCCCGGATGGGGTGCCTGCGCGTGAGGCTCACGAAGCGGCAGCAGACATCTTGCTGCTGACCGAATCGGATCGAGAGCTCGCCCTGCCGACAGGGCAGGCCACGTACAAGAATCGCGCTGGATGGGCGCACGACCGGCTCAAGCGTGCGGGTTACTCGGCGAGTCCGAAGCATGGGATCTGGCGCCTGACCGAGGCCGGTCGCAAGTTCATTGCCGACAACCCCGCACCGTTGTCTGCGCTGCAGGTGGAGGCGCTGGCGAGGAACTACCTGGACGTCAAGCTCAAGCCCAGCGCACACGGACCATCGGATCCTTTGGGAGGCGATGGTCCGGCCGAAGAAGTGCAGAGTCCTGACGATCGCTTACAGATGGCGCTGGGGGAGATCCGAGCGTCTGTCCGTTCCGAGCTGCTTGACCTGCTTCTCCAGATTTCTCCCAAGTACTTCGAAACCGTGGTGCTCGATCTTCTGCACAAGCTTGGATACGGCACGAGTCGCAGCGACCTCCAGCGGGTTGGCGGGAGTGGCGACGGAGGGATCGACGGGGTCATTTCCCTGGACCGCCTTGGCCTCGAGAAGGTGTATGTGCAGGCCAAGCGCTGGCAGAGCGTGGTGGGACGCCCGGAAATTCAAGGGTTCTACGGCGCCCTCGCGGGACAACGGGCGAACAAGGGTGTCTTCCTCACGACCTCCAGCTTCACCGCGCAGGCGGTTGACTTCGCCCGGTCGGTAGAGCGGATCGTGCTCGTGGATGGCGCCACACTCGCCAACCTGATGATGGACAACGAAGTCGGCGTTTCATCGCAGAGCATCCGCATTCCGAAGATCGACAGCGACTACTTCGACGAATGAGGCGTGCGACTTCGAAACATGGAAAGTCGAAGAAAACTTCTGGGAAGCAACGTAAGACACTAAGGGGCGGGTTTATGGCCAAGTATGATTTGGTTACTCAAGAGGACGAGTGGGGCTGCGGGGCGGCATGCGTGGCATCGCTGCTAGACATTTCGTATCCAAAAGCAAAGAGGCTGGTTGAGTCTGTTAAAGGGCGCTCTGTCAACGCACGTCCTCGCGGTCTCGAGCTTCATCACATCGCGCGTGCAGTCAAGAAGCACGTCAAGCTGGTGGCGGACTGGAACCCAGGCGAGCTACCTGACGGGTCGATCGTGTGCATCTCCGGTGACGCGCCGTACGATGGTGATCACTACATCCTGAAAAACCCCTCAGGGTTGGATGGATCCTTGGTACAACCTTGACGAAGACAAGATGGAAGCGAGGTATCGGAAGAGGCTTCCTAAAGGAACATCCTTTCTTGTTGCGCTAGTTCCAG
The sequence above is a segment of the Luteimonas sp. MC1750 genome. Coding sequences within it:
- a CDS encoding restriction endonuclease, which produces MNKEFAMAVPTYDRFIEPILRFLATRPDGVPAREAHEAAADILLLTESDRELALPTGQATYKNRAGWAHDRLKRAGYSASPKHGIWRLTEAGRKFIADNPAPLSALQVEALARNYLDVKLKPSAHGPSDPLGGDGPAEEVQSPDDRLQMALGEIRASVRSELLDLLLQISPKYFETVVLDLLHKLGYGTSRSDLQRVGGSGDGGIDGVISLDRLGLEKVYVQAKRWQSVVGRPEIQGFYGALAGQRANKGVFLTTSSFTAQAVDFARSVERIVLVDGATLANLMMDNEVGVSSQSIRIPKIDSDYFDE